A section of the Paenibacillus yonginensis genome encodes:
- the nirB gene encoding nitrite reductase large subunit NirB translates to MTREKLLLIGNGMAGVRTIEEILDRDAERYDITIIGEENYTNYNRIMLSNVLQNKNTIEEIITNPASWYEEHRIELVHHDPAVSLDAESRKVRTQSGIEISFDKCILATGSRSFILPVEGSNLEGVLGFRTIDDTLNMLKTAKSYRKAAVIGGGLLGLEAAKGLVDQGMDVTVVHLEKWLMETQLNEMAGKLLKADLEQQGLKFLMEKKTSRILGDTRVTGLEFSDGSILEADMVIMTVGIRPETALARQAGLAVNRGIVVNDWMETSASGIYAVGECAEHQGKVYGLVAPLFEQGKVLADVLTGCETAPYGGSTTYTSLKVSGCDLFSAGEIKEADGVKSIEAYDGLANSYKKLFIKDNRVVGIVLYGDISEENRYFKLLKQKQDISAFTSVSVLPAGGGCCGGAAADDVTQWADDETVCGCNGVTKGTVLQAIRDKDLKSVAEVTKATKAGGSCGKCKGMIGDLLTYVLGDKVATAPTGICGCTDLSGDEIVLQIHERGLTTTDEVYGQLGFRNREGCPKCRPAINFYLNVAFPKEHEDEPASRFVNERLHANIQNNGTFSVIPRMRGGQTTPQQLMQIARVAEKYEVPLVKVTGSQRIGLYGVKKEDLPNMWEELDMTSASAYAKAVRSVKTCVGAAFCRFGTQDSMGLGIKLEERYEFIDTPHKFKMGVSACPRSCAETGVKDFGVIGVENGFQIYIGGNGGTEVQEGQLLTTVETEQEVIDICGAFLQYYRETGIYAERTAPWLKRMGFDHVKSVLLSAEQRAELLKRLDEAVEGKRNNPWRQVVEDPKLQKDLYAVIRG, encoded by the coding sequence ATGACGAGGGAAAAGCTGCTGCTGATCGGGAACGGGATGGCGGGCGTAAGAACGATTGAGGAAATCCTGGACCGGGACGCTGAACGTTATGATATTACAATCATCGGGGAAGAAAACTATACCAATTATAATAGAATCATGCTTTCCAACGTGCTGCAGAACAAAAATACGATAGAAGAGATTATCACCAATCCGGCAAGCTGGTATGAGGAACACCGGATCGAGCTGGTTCACCACGATCCGGCGGTAAGCCTGGACGCTGAGTCCCGGAAGGTGCGCACCCAAAGCGGCATAGAAATCAGCTTCGATAAATGTATTTTGGCGACGGGTTCACGATCGTTTATTTTGCCTGTAGAAGGTTCAAACCTCGAAGGCGTGTTGGGGTTCCGGACCATTGACGATACGCTGAATATGCTCAAGACGGCCAAAAGCTACCGGAAAGCTGCGGTCATTGGCGGAGGGCTTTTGGGTTTGGAGGCAGCCAAAGGACTGGTTGATCAGGGCATGGACGTTACGGTTGTTCATTTGGAGAAATGGCTGATGGAAACCCAATTGAACGAAATGGCCGGCAAGCTGCTGAAGGCCGATTTGGAGCAGCAGGGCCTCAAGTTCCTTATGGAGAAAAAAACGAGCCGGATTCTCGGCGACACCCGCGTCACGGGACTTGAATTCAGCGACGGCTCCATATTGGAAGCCGATATGGTCATCATGACCGTCGGCATACGCCCGGAAACGGCTCTGGCCCGTCAGGCAGGTTTAGCCGTAAACCGCGGGATTGTTGTTAACGATTGGATGGAGACATCCGCTTCGGGCATTTATGCGGTTGGCGAATGCGCCGAACACCAAGGCAAGGTATATGGACTGGTGGCCCCGCTGTTTGAGCAGGGCAAAGTGCTGGCCGACGTTCTAACCGGGTGTGAAACCGCCCCTTATGGCGGCAGCACAACCTATACGTCGCTTAAAGTTTCGGGCTGCGACCTTTTTTCGGCAGGAGAAATCAAGGAAGCTGACGGCGTAAAAAGCATAGAAGCTTATGACGGTCTGGCTAACAGCTACAAAAAGCTGTTCATCAAAGACAACCGGGTGGTCGGCATCGTTCTTTACGGAGACATCTCCGAGGAGAACCGTTACTTTAAACTGCTGAAGCAGAAGCAGGATATTTCGGCATTCACTTCGGTTTCCGTGCTGCCTGCGGGTGGCGGATGCTGCGGGGGAGCCGCTGCGGACGATGTGACCCAGTGGGCCGATGATGAAACGGTATGCGGCTGTAACGGGGTAACCAAAGGCACGGTTTTGCAGGCGATCCGGGACAAGGATCTCAAGTCGGTAGCGGAAGTCACCAAAGCGACCAAAGCTGGCGGTTCGTGCGGAAAATGCAAAGGCATGATCGGAGACCTGCTGACCTATGTTTTGGGCGATAAAGTGGCCACCGCGCCGACAGGCATTTGCGGCTGCACGGACTTGTCGGGGGACGAAATCGTGCTGCAAATCCATGAGCGGGGACTGACCACCACGGATGAGGTCTACGGGCAGCTCGGATTCCGGAACCGGGAAGGTTGTCCGAAATGCCGGCCTGCGATCAATTTTTACCTGAATGTGGCCTTTCCGAAGGAACATGAGGATGAACCTGCCTCCCGTTTCGTCAACGAACGCCTGCATGCCAACATCCAGAACAACGGCACCTTTTCCGTCATTCCCAGAATGCGGGGCGGGCAAACTACGCCTCAGCAGCTGATGCAGATTGCCCGTGTGGCTGAAAAATACGAGGTGCCTCTGGTCAAAGTTACCGGCAGCCAGCGGATTGGACTCTATGGCGTCAAGAAAGAAGACCTGCCGAACATGTGGGAAGAGCTGGACATGACTTCGGCTTCCGCTTACGCCAAAGCGGTCCGTTCCGTGAAAACCTGTGTCGGCGCCGCTTTTTGCCGGTTCGGCACGCAGGATTCGATGGGCCTCGGCATCAAGCTGGAGGAGCGTTATGAATTTATTGATACCCCGCACAAATTTAAAATGGGCGTGTCGGCTTGCCCGCGGAGCTGCGCGGAGACCGGTGTGAAAGACTTTGGCGTCATCGGCGTTGAAAACGGCTTCCAGATCTACATCGGCGGCAATGGCGGGACCGAGGTGCAGGAAGGCCAGCTGCTGACTACGGTCGAAACGGAGCAGGAGGTCATCGATATTTGCGGCGCTTTCCTTCAATATTACCGGGAAACCGGCATATACGCCGAACGGACGGCGCCTTGGCTGAAACGGATGGGTTTTGACCATGTGAAAAGTGTGTTGTTAAGCGCCGAGCAGCGCGCCGAACTGCTGAAACGCCTGGATGAAGCGGTGGAAGGCAAACGCAACAATCCTTGGCGGCAAGTCGTCGAAGATCCAAAACTTCAAAAAGACCTTTATGCGGTCATAAGGGGGTAA
- a CDS encoding iron-sulfur cluster biosynthesis family protein, translated as MRIEMNGWTEQKLNEYLNGAPGCFKLYYDTQDCGCNGVLVLQLLERPLQTDVKAEADPFTFVVDRQQLQQFDEVMRIEADASYPSFKASSDASLYSSNVRIQDLRSR; from the coding sequence ATGAGAATCGAGATGAACGGGTGGACGGAGCAAAAACTGAATGAATATTTAAACGGAGCGCCAGGGTGCTTTAAGCTTTATTATGATACGCAGGATTGCGGCTGCAACGGCGTACTGGTCCTTCAGCTTTTGGAGCGGCCTTTGCAAACCGATGTGAAGGCTGAGGCCGATCCATTTACCTTTGTTGTTGACCGCCAGCAGCTCCAGCAGTTTGATGAAGTGATGCGGATCGAAGCGGACGCCAGCTATCCTTCCTTCAAGGCAAGCAGCGATGCTTCCCTTTACAGTTCGAATGTAAGAATCCAGGACCTGCGGAGCCGCTGA
- a CDS encoding MDR family MFS transporter, translated as MPNPAREKKAVDANEFSIRAIIGPLLAIIVGMIMVILDTTVVNVAIPKLVDYFHTDLKTIQWTVTGYTLALSAVIPLAGWMTDKFGSKRIFLITIALFTIGSALCALAQTPTQLIIFRILQGIGGGMVSPIGMAMVFRLAPPEKRGSIMGVLGVPMLMAPALGPVLSGWLVEYVSWNWIFLINLPIGIVAMIIGIRFLPQFERHQAPHLDVLGMILAPIAFAMLTYGVSEGGTSWTSSTTLTGLIVGGLALVLFIIAELRHKQPLLELRVFRSSDFTRGILLLWIAQVALFGSMILMPLYLQQIKGYTPLQTGLILLPQALASAFFMPIGGRLFDRLGARPLAFVGLAIISTALFLFAHISADTHLIVILLSLALMGSGMGMTMMPLNTHVLNAAPSNLVSRVTPLTTAAQQVVVSFAIAGLTGYLTSHINARIAELGKDYTPLQALDAAAGGFNETYFLAACLAVIGWVMTFILRKPKKQPDAGKQEPVAAVHVDF; from the coding sequence TTGCCTAACCCAGCTAGAGAGAAAAAGGCTGTTGATGCCAATGAATTCTCAATCAGAGCGATCATTGGGCCTCTTCTTGCGATTATCGTCGGCATGATTATGGTTATTTTGGATACGACGGTCGTGAATGTAGCCATCCCGAAACTCGTTGACTATTTCCATACCGACTTAAAAACGATTCAATGGACCGTTACCGGTTATACGCTGGCTTTGTCTGCGGTCATTCCGCTGGCCGGATGGATGACGGATAAATTTGGTTCCAAACGGATCTTTCTAATCACCATCGCTTTGTTTACGATCGGCTCCGCCCTTTGCGCGCTGGCTCAAACGCCAACGCAGCTGATTATTTTCCGCATCCTCCAGGGCATCGGCGGCGGCATGGTCTCTCCAATCGGGATGGCTATGGTCTTCAGACTGGCCCCGCCTGAGAAAAGAGGCTCCATCATGGGCGTGCTTGGCGTTCCGATGCTGATGGCTCCGGCTCTGGGCCCGGTATTATCGGGCTGGCTCGTTGAATACGTCAGCTGGAACTGGATTTTCCTGATCAACCTGCCGATCGGTATCGTTGCCATGATTATAGGCATCCGCTTCCTGCCTCAATTTGAACGCCATCAGGCTCCGCACCTGGATGTCCTCGGCATGATCCTCGCTCCAATCGCCTTCGCGATGCTGACCTACGGGGTCAGCGAAGGAGGAACAAGCTGGACTTCGAGCACCACGCTTACCGGCCTCATCGTAGGCGGCCTTGCGCTTGTGCTCTTCATTATTGCTGAACTCCGGCATAAGCAGCCGCTGCTGGAACTGCGCGTATTCCGCTCTTCTGATTTTACGCGGGGCATTCTGCTGCTCTGGATTGCCCAGGTTGCGCTGTTTGGTTCAATGATTCTGATGCCTCTGTATTTGCAGCAGATTAAAGGCTACACCCCGCTGCAAACAGGTCTCATCCTGCTGCCGCAGGCGTTGGCTTCCGCCTTCTTTATGCCGATTGGCGGACGGCTGTTTGACCGCTTGGGCGCTCGTCCGCTGGCCTTTGTTGGTCTCGCCATCATCTCAACCGCTTTGTTCCTATTTGCGCATATCTCGGCCGATACGCATCTGATCGTCATTCTTTTATCTCTGGCCTTGATGGGCAGCGGCATGGGCATGACGATGATGCCGCTCAACACGCACGTTCTCAACGCCGCTCCGTCCAATTTGGTCAGCCGTGTTACGCCTTTGACCACAGCGGCGCAGCAGGTCGTCGTATCCTTTGCGATCGCCGGCTTGACGGGCTACCTGACTTCGCATATTAATGCCCGCATAGCTGAGCTCGGCAAAGATTATACGCCTTTGCAGGCTTTAGATGCAGCCGCAGGCGGTTTTAACGAAACTTACTTTTTGGCAGCCTGCCTGGCTGTGATCGGCTGGGTCATGACCTTTATTTTGCGTAAACCAAAAAAACAGCCTGATGCAGGGAAACAAGAACCTGTCGCAGCTGTCCACGTAGACTTCTAA
- the ltrA gene encoding group II intron reverse transcriptase/maturase, with protein sequence MKVTETGAKGSQLLTEDSLQKNSAEHEGYAGVHSPARITETDDTNATESKDRLLEKIVSRDNLNEAFKRVKANKGSHGIDGMGVDELLQYLRDNGETIKQLILGGKYRPNPVRRVEIPKENGKKRNLGIPTVVDRVIQQAIAQVLTPIYERQFSDNSYGFRPKRSAHHAMKRSQQYVQEGYRYVVDMDLEKYFDTVNQSKLIEVLSRTIKDGRVISLIHKYLRAGVVVKHKFEDTEIGVPQGGNLSPILSNIMLNELDKELEARGHRFVRYADDMLIFCRSRRSAERTLTKILPYIEKKLFLKVNREKTIVDDATKVKFLGFSFYQSKGETRVRIHPKSVSKMKAKVKELTSRSNGMGNTDRALKLRRYIMGWVNYFKLADMKQLLQTTDKWMRRRIRMVFWKQWKRVRTKLERLISLGIHEQKAWEYANTRKGYWRISNSPILSKSLGNNRLKNLGFLFFSDYYRQVTAHS encoded by the coding sequence ATGAAAGTTACCGAAACAGGAGCCAAGGGCAGCCAACTTCTAACGGAAGACTCTTTGCAAAAGAATAGTGCGGAACACGAAGGATATGCGGGAGTGCACAGTCCTGCGAGGATAACCGAAACCGACGACACCAACGCAACCGAGTCGAAGGACCGGTTGCTTGAGAAAATCGTTAGCAGGGACAACTTGAACGAAGCATTCAAGAGAGTCAAAGCGAACAAGGGATCGCACGGAATCGACGGGATGGGAGTAGATGAACTTCTACAATATCTCAGAGACAACGGCGAGACCATCAAGCAACTGATCTTGGGCGGCAAGTACCGCCCGAATCCCGTTCGAAGGGTAGAGATTCCCAAAGAGAACGGAAAGAAGAGAAACCTTGGCATCCCAACAGTGGTTGACCGAGTCATCCAGCAGGCAATCGCCCAAGTGCTTACGCCAATTTATGAGAGGCAGTTTTCAGACAACAGCTACGGATTCCGACCCAAACGGAGCGCACACCACGCGATGAAACGAAGCCAACAATACGTGCAAGAGGGATATCGTTACGTGGTGGATATGGACTTGGAGAAATACTTTGACACCGTCAACCAAAGCAAGCTTATCGAGGTGCTTTCAAGAACGATCAAAGACGGACGAGTGATCTCGCTCATCCATAAGTATCTCCGGGCGGGAGTCGTCGTGAAGCATAAGTTTGAGGACACGGAAATCGGCGTACCGCAGGGAGGGAACCTAAGTCCGATTCTCAGCAATATCATGCTGAATGAATTGGACAAGGAACTGGAAGCAAGAGGACATCGATTCGTGCGATACGCAGACGATATGCTCATATTCTGCCGGAGCAGGAGGAGTGCGGAGCGTACCCTGACGAAAATTCTCCCTTACATCGAGAAGAAGTTGTTTCTCAAGGTAAACCGGGAGAAAACGATTGTGGACGATGCGACAAAAGTTAAATTTCTTGGCTTCTCATTCTACCAGAGCAAAGGGGAAACGCGGGTCAGAATCCATCCCAAATCCGTATCCAAGATGAAAGCTAAAGTGAAAGAGCTAACGTCGAGAAGCAACGGAATGGGCAACACCGACCGGGCGCTGAAGCTTAGGCGTTACATCATGGGATGGGTAAATTATTTCAAGCTTGCTGACATGAAACAACTACTCCAAACCACTGATAAATGGATGAGAAGGCGTATCCGAATGGTCTTCTGGAAGCAATGGAAACGAGTGAGGACGAAACTCGAAAGGCTTATATCGCTCGGAATTCATGAACAGAAGGCGTGGGAATACGCAAACACAAGAAAGGGCTATTGGAGAATCTCCAATAGCCCAATCCTCTCGAAGTCCCTCGGTAACAATAGGCTGAAGAACCTCGGATTCCTTTTCTTTTCTGATTATTATCGACAAGTTACTGCGCATTCCTAA
- a CDS encoding M20 family metallopeptidase, with protein MTQDYSKLPHPERVAEVLQELVGIPSINPGFEDGVGEREVASYVKRFLSRLGLQAVDQPVEADRSNVFGLLEGRDRKSRILLEAHMDTVQIQGMTVPPFAGEIRDGRLYGRGACDTKASLAAMLVAMETLVANELVPSLSVALAAVVDEEIGYKGVSALADFAAGEAARYELAIVGEPTSLNIIAAHKGCVRFHIDVQGTAGHSSNPGLADNAIERAFQVVEVLQKLERETYPALAHPLTGPPTHCISMIRGGAAPNTVPDLCRLTLDRRTVPGEEPLEAYRGIKSKLLEAAAGIPGLRLDVREPFLTDYALDTPADSPCVERLLERIQMQRKGAGILGAPYGSDASKLARAGIPSIVFGPGSIAQAHTEDEWVDLEEVTQAARILVDFLMNVERE; from the coding sequence ATGACCCAAGATTACTCCAAATTGCCGCATCCCGAGAGAGTCGCGGAGGTGCTGCAGGAGCTGGTGGGGATTCCAAGCATAAACCCAGGTTTTGAGGACGGCGTCGGGGAGCGGGAGGTGGCTTCGTACGTCAAACGCTTCTTGAGCCGGCTGGGTTTGCAGGCTGTTGACCAGCCTGTGGAAGCAGACAGGTCTAATGTGTTTGGTTTGCTGGAGGGCAGGGACCGAAAGTCAAGGATTCTGCTGGAAGCCCATATGGATACCGTTCAGATCCAGGGGATGACGGTCCCGCCTTTTGCAGGGGAAATCCGGGACGGGAGACTTTACGGCCGCGGAGCCTGTGATACAAAAGCTTCGCTCGCCGCTATGCTGGTAGCGATGGAAACGCTGGTTGCGAATGAGCTGGTTCCTTCACTGTCCGTTGCATTGGCAGCGGTTGTGGATGAAGAGATCGGCTACAAAGGTGTTTCCGCATTGGCGGACTTTGCCGCTGGCGAAGCTGCCCGGTATGAACTGGCGATTGTCGGCGAACCGACAAGCCTGAACATCATCGCCGCTCATAAAGGCTGCGTGCGATTTCACATCGACGTTCAGGGGACGGCAGGGCACAGCTCGAATCCGGGATTGGCGGACAACGCGATAGAACGCGCCTTTCAGGTTGTTGAGGTTCTGCAGAAGCTGGAACGGGAAACCTATCCGGCGCTGGCACACCCGCTGACAGGCCCGCCGACGCACTGCATCAGCATGATTCGGGGCGGAGCGGCGCCCAATACCGTGCCGGATTTATGCCGCCTTACGCTGGACCGCCGGACGGTTCCGGGGGAGGAGCCGCTCGAAGCTTACCGGGGCATCAAATCGAAGCTGCTCGAAGCCGCCGCCGGCATACCCGGACTGCGCCTCGACGTTAGGGAACCGTTTCTGACGGATTACGCCCTGGATACTCCGGCCGATTCACCATGCGTCGAACGGCTGCTTGAAAGGATACAAATGCAGCGCAAAGGGGCCGGAATTCTGGGGGCCCCTTACGGAAGCGATGCAAGCAAGCTGGCGCGGGCAGGCATTCCTTCAATTGTATTTGGTCCGGGCAGCATTGCCCAGGCGCACACGGAAGACGAATGGGTTGATCTGGAAGAAGTAACGCAGGCTGCCCGGATTTTAGTCGACTTTTTGATGAATGTTGAAAGGGAATAG
- a CDS encoding alanine racemase, whose product MYEGWITPQPIIDLDIVERNIKSMAEKLKQHGIRHRPHIKSSKSVQIAAKQLVAGAIGITAAKLSEAEVFVNAGIPNILIAYSLVGEVNLRRFAELHRQSDLLTTVDSFIGAEGLSRVGRESGKPVRVLVEVDGGLHRGGRQPGEDAAGFARSVHAMEGIQVEGVMNYAGTIYQHTTSQGFIDAVREEAALLRKTVDLMKAYGVPVDIVSSGSSPSALFCKHLQGVTEVRAGNYVFFDASGIGMGLAAEEDCALRVLATVISTPLPGLATIDAGTKTLTSDKAHGRSGFGIVVGRPGIEITGLNEEHGFLKFDPLTERLEIGEQIEIIPNHSCIIPNLYNEIQGVRKGQAVEVISIDARGCNY is encoded by the coding sequence ATGTACGAAGGCTGGATTACGCCTCAGCCGATCATTGATCTGGATATCGTCGAACGCAATATTAAATCGATGGCGGAGAAACTGAAGCAGCACGGTATCCGCCACCGGCCGCATATCAAATCTTCCAAATCGGTCCAGATCGCCGCCAAACAGCTGGTAGCTGGAGCCATCGGCATCACGGCTGCCAAATTGTCCGAAGCGGAGGTGTTCGTCAATGCCGGAATCCCCAATATATTGATCGCCTATTCGCTGGTCGGCGAAGTCAACCTGCGGCGATTCGCCGAACTTCACCGGCAGTCGGATTTGCTTACAACCGTGGACAGCTTTATCGGAGCAGAGGGCTTGTCCCGCGTAGGCAGGGAAAGCGGCAAACCGGTGCGGGTGCTGGTCGAGGTGGACGGAGGCCTGCATCGCGGCGGGCGTCAGCCGGGTGAAGATGCCGCAGGTTTCGCCAGGTCGGTTCACGCCATGGAAGGGATCCAAGTCGAGGGAGTCATGAATTATGCCGGTACGATCTACCAGCATACGACAAGCCAGGGGTTTATCGATGCGGTCCGGGAAGAAGCAGCGCTGCTTCGGAAGACGGTGGACCTGATGAAGGCTTACGGCGTGCCGGTAGACATCGTCAGCAGCGGCTCATCGCCCTCGGCTTTGTTTTGCAAGCATTTGCAGGGAGTAACGGAGGTTCGGGCCGGCAACTATGTATTTTTTGACGCCAGCGGGATTGGCATGGGGTTGGCTGCGGAGGAGGATTGCGCGCTGCGCGTCCTGGCCACGGTCATCAGCACGCCGCTGCCGGGGCTGGCCACGATCGACGCCGGCACCAAAACGCTGACCAGCGACAAGGCGCATGGACGATCGGGATTCGGCATTGTTGTCGGACGTCCGGGCATTGAAATAACCGGATTAAACGAGGAACATGGCTTCCTGAAATTTGATCCTCTGACGGAACGGCTCGAAATCGGGGAACAAATTGAAATCATCCCCAATCACTCCTGTATCATTCCTAATTTGTATAACGAAATTCAAGGGGTTCGCAAGGGACAGGCGGTCGAAGTTATCAGCATTGATGCAAGAGGCTGCAATTATTAA
- a CDS encoding RidA family protein: MPTIEDRINQLGITLEKVPTPVATYVPVKTAGNLVYTSGNDCRVGGVLKYTGKLGRDLTIEQGYDASRQVMINILSALKEHLGELDRIKQVVKMLAFVNSADGFVEQPFVINGASDLLVEVFGDKGRHARSAISANELPFDTPVEIELIVEI; this comes from the coding sequence ATGCCCACGATTGAAGATAGAATCAATCAGCTAGGAATCACCCTGGAGAAGGTTCCAACCCCCGTTGCAACTTACGTGCCGGTCAAAACGGCAGGCAATTTGGTTTATACGTCGGGCAACGACTGCCGGGTCGGCGGGGTGCTCAAATACACAGGCAAGCTTGGTCGTGACCTGACGATAGAACAGGGCTACGATGCGTCCCGACAGGTCATGATCAATATCCTGTCGGCGCTCAAAGAACATCTTGGCGAACTAGACCGGATCAAACAGGTCGTCAAGATGCTGGCTTTCGTCAACTCGGCTGACGGGTTCGTGGAGCAGCCGTTCGTCATCAACGGGGCATCGGATTTGCTGGTTGAGGTATTCGGGGACAAAGGCAGGCATGCCCGGTCCGCAATTTCGGCCAACGAGCTGCCCTTCGATACGCCCGTAGAAATTGAACTGATTGTGGAAATCTAG
- a CDS encoding GTP-binding protein, translating into MTKGAGQPMYKTIGLFAHVDAGKTTLAEQLLFHTGTIKQRGRVDHRDAYLDNHEIEKARGITVFADQAILPYKQSVLQVIDTPGHVDFSPEMERAIQVLDGAVVILSAVEGVQGHTETVWQLLRKHGVPTFLFINKMDRTGADKSRVLEEIRRQLTPDVYDCTDSRLLSGGADPRLEEFAAERDERYLEAYLSGSYSSGDWMNAIGELLNSGRLFPLFSGSALQDEGVQEMLEGIDQLLKPDHAAQESEAFAGRVYKIRHDENGVRVTYLKVLSGRLRIRDEIAYNLDLGIERVEEERTGDGERTPASTVIEKITHIRLVSGHKAKTVDEAAAGQLVAVTGLSEAAAGQGLGALRDRSNYDMVPALTAKVFYDQALAVKDVLRAFRLLEAEDQTLKVLWEEQLQEIHIHVMGVIQLEVLEQLAKERFGMTLSFGQPEILYKETIASTVRGYGHFEPLRHYAEVHLKLEPGERGSGITFVNACHVEDLAVGTQNLIRHHLYEREHHGLLTGSPLTDVRITLLTGRAHNKHTHGGDFREAVYRALRQGLEKADNVLLEPYYDFRLRVGLDEMGRVLSDIQQAHGTFEPPVTTEGYVLLEGRVPVATFLDYPTEFAALTHGKGSLRLTFGGYDVCHNAEEVIARRCYDKNADPMYTSASIFCAKGAGFSVPWEEAERMMHIEKET; encoded by the coding sequence ATGACCAAAGGAGCGGGACAACCTATGTACAAAACGATCGGGCTGTTCGCCCATGTCGATGCGGGCAAGACGACATTGGCCGAGCAGCTTCTTTTTCATACAGGGACTATCAAACAGCGCGGACGGGTCGATCACCGCGACGCTTATCTGGACAACCACGAGATCGAAAAAGCCAGGGGCATAACGGTATTTGCCGATCAAGCGATCCTGCCGTACAAACAGTCCGTGCTGCAGGTGATCGATACGCCGGGACACGTCGATTTCTCCCCGGAGATGGAGCGGGCGATTCAGGTGCTGGATGGTGCCGTCGTGATTCTCAGCGCGGTCGAAGGGGTCCAGGGCCATACGGAAACCGTCTGGCAGCTGCTGCGCAAGCACGGCGTGCCCACTTTTCTATTCATCAATAAAATGGACCGTACGGGCGCGGACAAATCCCGCGTGCTTGAGGAGATCCGCCGGCAGCTTACGCCAGATGTTTATGACTGTACGGATTCTCGGCTTCTTTCCGGCGGGGCAGACCCTCGGCTCGAGGAGTTTGCGGCCGAACGGGATGAACGGTATCTGGAAGCTTATTTGAGCGGCTCTTATTCTTCAGGCGACTGGATGAATGCGATTGGGGAATTGCTGAACAGCGGCCGGCTGTTTCCGCTGTTTAGCGGAAGTGCCCTTCAGGACGAAGGCGTTCAGGAAATGCTGGAAGGAATTGATCAACTGCTGAAGCCTGATCATGCCGCACAGGAATCCGAGGCGTTCGCCGGCCGGGTGTATAAAATCCGCCACGACGAGAACGGGGTAAGGGTTACTTATTTAAAAGTGTTGAGCGGCCGTCTGCGCATACGTGACGAAATCGCTTATAACTTGGACCTCGGCATAGAACGTGTGGAGGAAGAACGGACCGGTGACGGGGAGAGAACGCCAGCTTCAACAGTGATCGAGAAAATTACGCACATCCGCCTGGTGTCCGGTCATAAAGCCAAGACGGTTGACGAGGCAGCGGCAGGCCAATTGGTCGCTGTTACCGGCCTTTCGGAAGCGGCTGCCGGTCAGGGGCTGGGAGCCCTGCGGGACCGAAGCAACTACGATATGGTGCCTGCCTTGACCGCCAAAGTATTTTACGATCAGGCGCTTGCCGTCAAAGACGTTTTGCGGGCCTTCCGGCTGCTGGAGGCTGAAGACCAGACGCTCAAAGTGCTGTGGGAGGAGCAGCTTCAGGAGATTCACATCCATGTGATGGGCGTGATTCAGCTCGAGGTGCTTGAGCAGCTGGCCAAGGAACGTTTCGGCATGACGCTCTCTTTCGGTCAACCGGAGATTTTATATAAAGAAACAATCGCGAGTACGGTGCGGGGTTATGGCCATTTCGAGCCGCTTCGCCACTATGCCGAGGTACATTTGAAGCTGGAGCCGGGTGAGCGGGGCAGCGGCATCACCTTTGTGAATGCCTGCCACGTTGAAGACCTGGCGGTCGGCACCCAGAATCTGATTCGGCATCATCTGTATGAGCGCGAGCATCACGGTCTGCTGACGGGTTCGCCGTTAACGGATGTGCGGATCACGCTGCTGACCGGACGGGCGCATAATAAACACACGCATGGCGGAGATTTCCGGGAAGCGGTGTACCGGGCGCTAAGGCAAGGACTCGAGAAGGCGGACAACGTGCTGTTGGAGCCTTATTATGATTTCAGGCTGCGCGTCGGCCTGGACGAGATGGGCCGGGTGCTGTCTGACATCCAGCAGGCCCACGGCACTTTTGAGCCGCCGGTCACGACGGAAGGTTATGTGCTGCTGGAAGGGCGCGTTCCCGTAGCGACCTTCCTGGATTATCCGACTGAATTTGCGGCTCTTACGCACGGCAAAGGATCACTTCGCTTAACCTTCGGCGGTTATGACGTCTGCCACAATGCAGAAGAGGTTATTGCGCGCCGCTGCTATGACAAAAATGCGGACCCGATGTATACGTCGGCTTCGATTTTTTGCGCCAAAGGAGCCGGATTTTCCGTGCCTTGGGAAGAAGCCGAGCGCATGATGCATATTGAGAAGGAAACCTAA
- the nirD gene encoding nitrite reductase small subunit NirD, which translates to MPKTKVYVARQEELLPRIGYSVVCGERKIAVFRLSDGRIKALENVSPYRQGPLAEGTVSGEYVYCPLYDWKISLLDGQVQEPDHGTVATFETLLEDGKVYVWV; encoded by the coding sequence ATGCCAAAAACAAAAGTTTATGTAGCCCGACAGGAGGAGCTCCTTCCGCGAATCGGATACAGCGTGGTTTGCGGGGAGAGGAAGATCGCCGTCTTCCGTCTGAGCGACGGCCGCATTAAAGCTTTGGAGAATGTCAGCCCTTACCGCCAAGGCCCGCTTGCAGAAGGAACGGTTTCGGGGGAATACGTATATTGCCCGCTCTATGACTGGAAAATTTCCCTGCTGGACGGGCAGGTGCAGGAACCGGATCACGGAACGGTCGCCACCTTCGAAACACTTCTGGAAGACGGCAAGGTATATGTTTGGGTATAA